GCATaagataatttatattaatcttAAAGAAGATTAATATAAAGAATTAATATAAAGAAGAAGGAATGGAATATAAcactgtttttttaatatttaaatcaaaatcgATTCATTGATacaatttctaaaaagtttaataagaTGTTAATCTTTTATAAGTCATTTCAAACATGAGCTAAAAATTACTTAGagctacttttgaagtagttataaatgttattcttgtGGAAGTACAtcctttgttttttatttttttttttttttttttttgctttggtGGGATACTGATATATGTAGATTGTCAAATAAGTTCCTTtggtatcacggtacttttaaacatcaaatagtatcaaaaagtATGATCGCATAAAATTGCCATCCCTGCATTTAGCATATGTTTTTTAtccacttttttattattattttatttttgtagaacGTTCAAGCCCAGATTCAAGCTATTAAAAGTAGtgacaaatacaaaattaagtTGCCATCAGGTTTACTATAAAGgaggaaataaaaatgtataaatattaataaaaatattttaaaaacttttcattgcCATTACAACGACgataacagtttttattacaataaacatatagttgtaaaatatacataaaaaaatataattaaactcACTCCTAAATACAATCGTacatattcatatatacatatacgtgcatgtttatttaaatacagtCATATCAATTTGACAACAATACAGTATAACAAAAGTTATCAGCATAATTGTCATCATAACAATGTCACTTCGACTGTCTCAATTTTGTGTGTGCTCAAGTACTTATTTATAAATACGAGAGCTACAGCAGAATTTGCAGTGAAAATTATTGCGAAAACTTTTCCAACAACAGATCACTAACTGTTTCAACAAGAGAAGCAATTTTCGACAAACTTACAACAtctttttaattcatatttacGAATATTATTTGGTTTCACCATCGTATACACAATTATTTGATAAGCGATACATACCTCTGTATTTGGAAACATGTATAATAACGTAAATAAGTACATTCACATGTAAATTAGATCCgcccttaaaattaaaatgtcttggcgaaataacttttttaaaaaaacttacatacaagaaaagaaaaaaaacacaattttttatgtacctacatatacatatatcaattaattttagatactatagaataaaatggacctatattattaaaatgttattgctactttaaatttttttccatttattgaAGGGCAGGGCAATTACTTAATacgtatttttaagaaaaatatttgagtgaatgtatgtaagtacattTTCGTATCTTAAGGCATAAAATGcgctaattttataaaaacaaaacaaattatagaCACATACATAAACATGATGACAAGAAGCGAGCATGTGAAGGAAgtgcaaacatacatatgtatgtgtgtatatatgcaTTTATGCAGAGTATGTGTAAATAAGTAACCCAGCAATTCGGTAGGACTACctatttaacctaccacttaGGTTTACCCCTAGCCAACGATTATCCAGACAATGTCTATTTTAACATGTACTAAgagaaagtcaatcgtcacctcatagattacaaagagacagacaaaaagcttaagtttgttttttaagtgtccactttctcgcttacaaaggagaCACTCGTTTACAAATCGAAGAACGAATTACAACCAGCATAGTTCGACAAAGAACTGCTGGGTAAGCAACAATGTAAATGTGTACAAATATTAACGTTGATATTTAAACGAACACAATCACTTCTTGTCTTcctttaatatcattttttaaatcttactGTACTCTTTTTTTAAGGATGCTttcaacaaacaataacaagtaAAAGAAATAAGCACGAACTCGACAAAATATCTGCCTGTATTCATACcaagaataacaaaaacatttcgcATACACAACATTAATAACTTGCGGGCATATTAACTTGCAAAGTCGGATTGTCACCATAGTCGTTAGtatataatgtgtatttttatacatacatatcgtcatataaaatccaaaaagccctaagttacgaaaaagtcaaaatcgactttttgattgaTTACGATGCACCGTATTAAAATAGACGTTCCTGCTAAATTTTACACTCCTACAATTAAAATCAACGTCCCCATCAACGATATTCTAAAAGATTATgttctaaaattaaattaaaattcatgaaaattttaaaattctttcgaatttttaacttcgaaattgtaaaatgttgtaaataaaacaaaaatgacacTTTTAGTGAATCCTTGCGATTTAGAGATTACTTTTACAGTTTtagaattatttcaaaaaaatcctaTTTTCGAAAATCTTTACGAAAGCAAAGAAGCCTTCAATGTTTTGGCCTATTTGACCAACAAAAACGATtggaatttagttaaaaatgttgaaccttatcattttttaatgtaactttttgtttttcagaAAAAACTAATTCTCAGGGGCGTAAGTTTCATATCTCCGTAAGTAAAACGAAAACcgaaattttttcttcaaatactaATTTCTTAATGAATAATAAGCATAGCTTGATaaaatgttgaacatttttagtttatttgtcattttagaaggttttttgcttctcctgaaaaatttgttcaatgtaACTCAGGACTTTTTAGATTTCATATGACGATTTGACtgtatatgtacgtatgtatgtatagaaaAATACTCATATTTGACAATAGAGTGTcgcaatatttttttgcaacaaatgcAAATAGTTATATACCTAATGTACATAATTATACATGCACTCATATTTGACAATAGAGTGTCTTAATATTTTTCTGCAATTGTCAAAcgaataaaagtgaaaataaaagtatttacttAATACTTTTATTCCATAATGTCCATGGATGTTATGACAcattaattataacaatttcaatAGTGTCACAACGTCTATGAGAAAAATGACATAAAGTCCTCGGATTTAAAAAAGTCCAGTATTTGAAATACCCCAGAACTTTAAACCACTGAGCCCTGCAGAAGGCCTCCtatcaaaaacactttttttaagggAATCCAAAATGTAACATACACCAATTTTAGGATCAATTTTTTCGGAATAAACGTTTTTCTTTcataaattattcaataaatttctgtttttaaagTACCATAATCTCCATGGacattataacacttttaagaaTTGTCATAACGTCACTATGACACTTTTTGGtgtgtcataacgtccatggacattatgtcactggacattatgacacgttACCCATTTAGTATAAACTAttgacattttttgtaaaaattaccaaagcagtttttatatgttttagagtatttaaaatataccaaaCGGCTCGGAATTACCTATGGAGTTGATGTAGctaagtctgtctgtctgtatagcCATGTGAACCTTGTGCACAggatacaggtcgcaattttcaatataacttACTCTTCATTTGACCCAAGGACAAtgcatattgaaaatatttaaaatcggtctattatttcgcctagccttAATACAATCGTACCCCCGAGCAAGGATTTCAGatcataataatgttaaatgcaCTTGTAAATCTACTAAATTATTGAatcatattacattttttatttattataaaattattaaaaacagcaTTTATAATCATGGTTCAATCACCACCAGGCTTTTTAAACAtcgtataaaataaatataaatatagatatatttaagTTAGTAATAACAAACTGAAataaagatataaataaaacaaatttttttggtcTTGTATTCAGTTCAAGATTTGAATCAATTCCACTTCATTTTTGATCAATTCTctccagttctagtttatttttatttctgtgATGGTTGTGTTCTTGCCTTAGCTAGCAAGTTATTAACTATAGACACGAACCCTAAAATGTAGAGAGAATTTCAGAAACCTATGAGATAAACTCCCATGCTAAATTCGCAAATGGAATCAGaatgtacaaattttaattttttcaacaaaattgccgaaatatttttattttgactaATTTGGGATCTTAAGGAAACTGAAATTTCTATGCCGAATACAAAACcccaaatttttatttcattttattctacgatcaaacaattattaatttgtaaactATTGTAATGGACGAAGGTTAGAGGGATTTTATTACGAAAAACGGCAGTATCATTTAGACCTATGTTTTGCAGATGTTTGAAAACCGATTCACAAAAAACGGCAGTATCATTAGACTTAAATTAAACcaagttttgccgattttttaagaaataccaGAATATAAGCCTTATTCGGGGCTACGGCTgcgaaataattgaccgattttaaccatttagtctttgtaatataatatattCGTATGTGCCCCTGAAGAGGTTTTTTTCATGTATGATAgaattatgcaaaatatataagGTCCTCAgattttatagggtcggaaaattgtagaaaatacaactttttaaataattatcataGTGATTAACGGGATAGCTCTTTTAATGTACTTAACTGTACAGCATTTAAGAATGATTCATTTATTTAAGCAAatcagatttttaaaattttgtctgcatttcaattcgaatcaaATTTTCTCCATTTagcaaatttgaatttttaaattttttctgcatttcaattcgaatcaaATTTTCTCCATTTAGCAAATTTGGTATCTGCATTTCGAGTCGAAGCAAATGaaacttaatgaaaatatttcggTTCTGGGGCTCTATGACTACAGTACTATTTTTTATCTTGTTATGAACATTAGTCATTTCTGAAGAGGATTTTATATGAGGAATAGAGTCAAATGTGGCCCGATTTTTCGATGTGTAACAAATTTatcaaacaaaatcaatatagtATCCTTAATCTGTTTTGACAGTCAATGGGAATATAATATACAAAACACAAACATCAAGGATTAAAGTGCAGACTTGATATCCTCCTTTTgtataactaaaatattttttcctagAAAACATCCTAATGAACAATGCAGTGTATTAGTAGTGATACTTGATGGTAAacattaacatacatatgtatgtatgtacatgtttaCCATCAAGTATCACCATGTATGAATGTACATGTTTTTGTGGTGCAACTGGCGTGGTATGGTAAAACATAAAGGCGGTGAAATGTTTTTGGGTTATCAAAATAGCAGACAAATAACGATGATCCTATTAAACGTAATGCTGAATCGACAAACAACCGTTGTAGCACTTGTTTTTTTCGCCATTAACTTTGCGTGGTTGAATTAAATTGTAGAATggttgatttttaaattaatcattgAAGAGCAACAATGCTGAAATTTGTGTTTACAGCGTCTGTAAGATAATTTCTTTATGTCTGCACTCAAATTGACGTGTCAAAACAAAGCACACTTTTGACGTGTGTTCTAGTGTTTTACCTCGCCAACAATTTGTATTGCAACGTGATTCTTTAACGGTttgacaataataaacaaatgttaACGAATTTAGAGTGTTTTGTATAGATAATTTTAATGTAAGATTTCAGTGCCGTAGAAGAATaggtattttttttcaaaatcgtaATCTGttcaaaattatctttaaaatatgtaattcgAATCGAATAACAACTTCAActtaaaaaaaccttttatgAAAAGAACTTAAGAAAACagtgttttatttgttattaatgtgGGTTTTCCAGTACCTCATTCATAAAGATTTGACAAAtcttataaatattgatatttatgtatttatatttttattcgcAAACAAGATACAGATCGTAATAAAGAGTACGTGTAGAGAATTcagcattaaattattttttaatttcataaggaccaaatGCTCTAACATGTTCTCGAAGGCGTACTGCATTAATAGCTATAAAACCGGATGCATCTCGTGGTACATAGCCTCCATGGACATCCATGGAAACCAATTCCTGATTGTACAatgattttttcaaacataatgATTCCCTAGCAATAGCTTGACAGTAGCCAGGTCTTAATTCGATGATGACATGGCCGGAAACATTGGTTTGCGATAACTCTAAACATTGACGAACATAATTTGCTTCAGGACTAAACCAAAAACCATTATACACGTAATCGGTCATGCGATCTCTAAGATATTGTTTGCAACGCAAAAcctgtaaaaatattgtaagttaACTATTTATGTGCATGAAATAATAGATTTCCTAACCTCTTTATCTAAACAAAATACTTCCAAATCTTGATGAGCTTGAAAGAGTACAGTTCCGCCGGGTGTTTCATATACGCCTCGGGACTTTAGACCCACATAACGATTTTCGACAATATCAATACGACCGATGCCATAAGAGCCGGCAATTTGATTCAAATATTTAAGCATTTCTAGTGGCTTTTGCTCCTTGTCATTTAATTTTACTGGTAATCCTTTTTCAAACGTTATCTTTATTCTCAATGGTGTCTTGGGAGCCTGAGTTAAGGGATCTTTAGTCAATTCGTAGAGAGTATCAGGAGCGATATGATTGGGATCTTCTAAAACTCCCGATTCATAACTGATGTGTAGAACATTGGCATCAGTACTCCAAGGTGTAGATGGCTTAGCGGTTACTGGTATGTTGTGCAATTTAGCATATTCAATTAAATCCAAACGACCTTGGAAACGCTTACAGAATTCTTCATCTCTCCAGGGAGCAATAatctaatttaaattgaattaaataatgacgtaaatttttaatttaaatcttatattgtTCTCTACGCACCTTTATCTCTGGCATTAAAGCAAAAGCACACAACTCAAATCTTACTTGGTCGTTGCCCTTACCTGTAGCACCATGTGACAAATATTTGGCATTGTACTGCTTAGCTGCTTCAATTAATGCCACAGTTATGCACGGTCTGGCCAAAGATGTTCCTAACAAGTAACGTTCCTCATAAATCAAACCCATTTGTACTGCTGGCCATAcataatttttagcaaaatcttCCTTCACGTCCTTGACGATTACGTCTGTAGCGCCTATTTTAAGGGCTTTCTGTTTGGCTGCTTCAAAATCTTCCTCTTGCCCAACATCGGCCATTAAGCATATGACTTCATATCCTTTTTCTAACAACCATTTTAAAATACAAGATGTATCAAGACCGCCGGAATATGCTAAAATAACTTTCTCTGACATATTGCCAATGTTAACTGGAGCAATGTCCATCAAAAACTAAATctactttaaataatttaattgaaataataagtatttaaaatcaTACTCAAAGATAATTAACCGGCGGAAACTTTTCAAGTTCGTGTATTCAAAAGATAATGCGATCGACCACTAGAGAGCTTTTTCTCAGACATCTTCTAAGCATTTCCACTGATAAGCAGATAATAATATTTCACTCTAAGACCTTACTAAATACACAtactttatacatatacatatttatatgttagtatgtaacattttgtatttattgtgtatatatgtatatgtacatatatttgtactataatttaaaatgacATCTTAGACTcccgaaattaaaaaattcattcgAATAATAGATTACTATCTAGTTCTTTCGTTATCTGGttgaaatttcaaatcaaaagtcaggttattgaataaaaaatgcatttgcAAAGGAAAAATACCTGATCCTTTGATCGTTTTTTTTCGATCCCAGAAACATTATAACGTTGTCAGTTTGGTTATATAACAAATGCACTTTATAGTGCATACATGTATGCAAGTTTGGTCACACAACCATTAatataaatgcatataaataaatacccGAGATAAACTTTATTGATTTATTGCGGTTTtcctattaaatatatttagtagCTCTTTTATATACGTAAAAATGTATGTGAAAAAGCATAAGCTTTTCAACACATCCATATGAATCGACATCTTAAAAGTAATCCACTGATGCGCaactttaaccaaaaaaaagccattaaaaaaacaaaattattatgtatgcatgcatataaattgaaatttttctttctaaGAAAGCACAAACttcgttaaaaattttgttacctTAACATGATCTCTTATTGACGAATGAAACGAAAAAgagattatattatttttatcagcACTTCATTTATGTTTACAGCATGTCAAAAAAGCTACggaaatttaccaaatttcaaACTATGCTAATACCTTGGCAGattaattttgttaagaatACAATTTAAACATATCGCTTACTTACTGGAAATTGGTATAATCAATTGatgtttacatatgtatattccaaATTTCGGCATATTTGAGCTAAAAGAAGTGGCTTCAAAATtcagttaaaaatttcaacaacttACTAAGAAAATGGAGAATTTTTGTCATCAGACGTCAGGCCTTGGAAACtgctagaaaattttgttacaaaatctatcctttttttctaaaaatcttaaatcttggtttgtttaaaaatttaacgaaaaatatAACCTGCCAAAATTTTATAACTGTGTAAAATGACTTATaccattattaataaataaacaataattagtactggaattatataaatatagtcagtccaccaaattttatgaggaccGGTCCATATTTGCTACTATACCAactattttttttctgaaaataacaTTATGTTCtacattaaaatgttattaaaaaataaaaaatgaatattttatattcataaatggtTTTCTATAGTTTACCATGCCCGACCATACTTtcttatttgcatatttttattagactttacataaacacattaaaaaaaactttacatttgATAGCAAAAAGATGtattgctttttaaaacattattgtaCATTTGTTATTATATGGAAACGACTTCTTTAAAGGATTTGATTactctttatatatttatttatttatttacttttataattacaataatatatCTTTATAAACTGAAGAGGTTTTACTTTACCTTATTTTGatgtaattttcattttatattatagaaaaaatatgaagCTATACTATttcaatcaaaaataaaaaacaaagattttataatttcttgaaattgaatacaaataaaaatcttagtaataaaaatttcatacattcaaaatgtaaaaatgaaaagaaaaatatgtcgATAAAGTATCAACACGGTTTCACAAAAGGCGAGAATGATAAATTACTtatattatgtataaaaattatgttattgaaaaaatgaagaatactttactttaaaatatttagttaagtcTTTGAGTTATGGGTAATTTTTTACGTCTACGCCTAGCTAATTGTTGTCGTTCCCAATACTCATAATATCGTTCATGTTTTAGCCATTCCTGGTACTTATACCACCATTCCTCCCACTTGATATAGTCCTGAAGGAAAGTAAAATATGGACCCAGAAGAATTAgcattatgaaaaaataaataaaaatttacgcACCTTTAGATCTAAGTCCCTTAGATATCCACGAGATTTATAATATTCGTAACGAACGCGGACGTCATCCCAAGACAACATGCCCGACGGTGCTGTTGTTGCTAATTCCTCAGGGAAATGGCCAACCGGTGCTGGCGAATACGAATAGCGACGCGGCGGAGATTCCAAGCCCTCTTCTATCATAACTTTCAGAGCTCCTCCAGCGGAATCTTTTGTAATACGCATATTTTCCATATTGCTTCGATCAATAGACCATTGTGCCATTTTACCGAAACGTTCCGACAAAGTTAGACGCGTAGTAGCTGTAAATGTAGGTAACGGGGTTTCATCACTGTCCGATCCGCCTGAATCGTCCGACTCTGAAGAGGAGTGTTTTTTGCGCTTTTCTCCTTCAATTTTTATACGCGTTCGAAGCTAAAAATGCaagattattaataattaatgcaATAACAGTTTAGAActgtttttatttacacaatattATATGGATAagttatttacacgtttcataataatttaagaattttgacaaaaataacACATAAGAGCTTAAATTTGCATCATTAAACTTTATACttgacaataaaaaaacaagcagaCAAGTAAAGGTCGGACATATAACACCCTACACCatgaattttactttaattccaaagtattccAGCTATTGAATgatgaaaaactaaaactaaattggtggaaaatctgcagtatcacgtatacttgtataaaacttatttgtgtcaattttaaaaaaagtatatttgatGTAATTATGGCACACAAAGCCTAAATCGGAAGGTgcggttgtatgagggctaggtgaattaatggaccgatttcaaccacttTCAATAGGTTGTGCGGCCTGTacattgcgcacaaggtttacatggacagccagccagccggacggaccgacatgacttaatcgacttaaaaagtgattctgattcgatcggtgtaggaccaatatatttgtgtgttatattattttatttttaatattttacaattttgaaaaaaatcgtttCCGTTTGCAGAACCATGAAACCGATTACTTTGGGTTTCATGAGACAATccattattttatagtttaaaaaactagtaATGATAATTATTAGATTATATGAcatgaattaaaaataagacAATTGAAAAAATGTGAAAGGTTAATAAAAGCATgcctgacagaattattgaagatttcgATCCCGCAAATATCTGGGTCTTCTGATAATAAATTTCAACAGACACACAGACGCACATGGATTAATTGGCTCTGTTATCTATAAGATCCTAGAACATACTTTATATTATATTGGAAAAATACATACGGAATGAcaagatatatgtatgtgttgctGGTACTACTGATTCATAAAAAGTTTGGttatttctttagattttttatgcAAGAAATCGAAAGAAATTACATACCCTTCCCACAAATCGACAAAAATTTTATGGGCAATTGTAAGCAAAAACATCAAAATGTTATGTTTCTAAATCTAATCATTGTTATACATGATTGATAGCAATATTTAAACTCTGCACTGTATGTAGTTTACCTCTTTCtcctttttcttctttttaagtGGTACAACAGCTGAAGTAGTAGGTTCTGGCGGCTCTGGCGGTCTATTTTTCAACCGTGGATCTTCTGGAGGTGAATGACGACTGGATCGTGTTACTTTAACTTGACCATCAGAAGAATGGTTATCAATGCTGCGTTGACGGCTAATGTGTCGCACAATATCATTACGATGATATTTCTCCATAGCTGATCCACGTGAAGGAGAAACAGGACGCCCAGGAATTCGAGCAGCTGATGACGCTGAAGATGACGTAGATGCTGTTACAGCACCACGTTGATAATGCATAGAACGCGATGATGACGATTTTGGAGGTGGAGATCGAGGACCGCCCCGTACGCGTGGCAAAGAAAGTGAACTGAAAATAATGTCAAATTAATCAGCATTTTAGatttacatttttagttttgtaaaacTTACCGAGATCTATGACGATGGCTAGGCGAACAAACCGAACAAGAATCATCCGAACAACTACTAACCGAACTATTTGTACGCGATCGACACGAATtctaaaaaattacgaaaaattataaattttgtttgcaataatattaaattttcagttTAACTTACTCTTGGTGGAGGTGAGGGTGGTCTTTTAGATCGTGGTAATATCAATCCTCTTTGTTTCGAAGATATCCCACTTATATTAGATGGTGGAGGGGTACGACGGCGACCCATATTTAAACTTGAGGGCGAACTGCGACGTCTTTCAATTGGCGAACGCGATGGTTTACGACGTATTGGCGGTTCAGGTGGTGATCGAGGTCTTCCAACACCCCCTGTTCTGCGACCACCCATATCCGATGGAGAGCGCGGTGGTCCGCCACGTAGCGGAGGTGAACGAGGACGACCTCCACGAGTTTGACCTTCAACCGACGACGGTGGTGAATTGCGAACACGACTTATACGATTAACCATATCACGCGAGGTTGGTGGCGGCGAACGACGGCGTGTAGGTGGTGACAGTGGCGGAGTTTTACGTAAACGCGAGTGACTTCGAGAACGTGGAGATCGCGAGCGACCGTAGCGTCCACCAGATATTGGTGGGCCACCAGTAGAATTGTAACGGTAACCGCTTCCGCTACTTCCACCAGCTGCACTACCCATAACCGCGACATCTGTTTCACGATCACTTTCCCCGGAACTACTCTCGCCTTGTATATACATTTTCTTATAACCGGTATGACGCCAACGATTGGGATCCTTTTCCTCGACTTCTAAGAGTTTCTTATCCCAATAATCGTTGGTGTTGGCTCTTGCCTTCTTCATAACGTTATCAATTTCCCGACGTTTACCAGCTGGTAATGATGGATCTTAAGTacaaaaaaaagcattttatttataaacgaaTTCATTAACACAAATGTTTATACATTTACCTGTTATACGTGTTACTGTGGGCTGGCGGTCCATGTGTAACTTTGGATTCATATCCATACCGCCACGACGACGCGACGAAGACATGTTTCGAACTTATTGCACGATTTATACGAATTTATACAAGACTCTTtgcgattttttatatttatttttcaatttatattagaaataaactttttacgCGTATTAAAAAAGCTGTAAAACacattacaaaatataaattattttagttaaattgaataaaactatgaatattttattaaaacacttCCACATAGGTATCAAtactttgttaaatatttcatttaattcttattatatttttattaaacaattatcgTTTCGAACCCGCATATTATGACATAttccaattatatttttatttatttttttatttttaatttttataaaatgattatCATATAAAATAGGAAAACAACTGACAGTGTCAATGATTTGGCATCAGTTTAGACAAAAATTTTACAGCATTTGGTTGGCATTGTCGAAAAATATggcaatataaagaaaaaataataaatatacttttcaaggaaataataaaatacatttaatgaataattatgaaaaaaggtccttgaaatttattactttttaacttTATACTCCAAACTATAAGTACTTTACGcgacttttcatttttttttaatttaaccgaTTCCGCAccgaatatattttttacaaataaatctaTTATTTCGTATTAGTCCTGTTATATCACTTTGACACAAAGCTATGGAAATCATTA
The window above is part of the Lucilia cuprina isolate Lc7/37 chromosome 6, ASM2204524v1, whole genome shotgun sequence genome. Proteins encoded here:
- the LOC111675706 gene encoding argininosuccinate synthase, whose translation is MDIAPVNIGNMSEKVILAYSGGLDTSCILKWLLEKGYEVICLMADVGQEEDFEAAKQKALKIGATDVIVKDVKEDFAKNYVWPAVQMGLIYEERYLLGTSLARPCITVALIEAAKQYNAKYLSHGATGKGNDQVRFELCAFALMPEIKIIAPWRDEEFCKRFQGRLDLIEYAKLHNIPVTAKPSTPWSTDANVLHISYESGVLEDPNHIAPDTLYELTKDPLTQAPKTPLRIKITFEKGLPVKLNDKEQKPLEMLKYLNQIAGSYGIGRIDIVENRYVGLKSRGVYETPGGTVLFQAHQDLEVFCLDKEVLRCKQYLRDRMTDYVYNGFWFSPEANYVRQCLELSQTNVSGHVIIELRPGYCQAIARESLCLKKSLYNQELVSMDVHGGYVPRDASGFIAINAVRLREHVRAFGPYEIKK
- the LOC111675699 gene encoding serine/arginine repetitive matrix protein 1 is translated as MSSSRRRGGMDMNPKLHMDRQPTVTRITDPSLPAGKRREIDNVMKKARANTNDYWDKKLLEVEEKDPNRWRHTGYKKMYIQGESSSGESDRETDVAVMGSAAGGSSGSGYRYNSTGGPPISGGRYGRSRSPRSRSHSRLRKTPPLSPPTRRRSPPPTSRDMVNRISRVRNSPPSSVEGQTRGGRPRSPPLRGGPPRSPSDMGGRRTGGVGRPRSPPEPPIRRKPSRSPIERRRSSPSSLNMGRRRTPPPSNISGISSKQRGLILPRSKRPPSPPPRNSCRSRTNSSVSSCSDDSCSVCSPSHRHRSRSLSLPRVRGGPRSPPPKSSSSRSMHYQRGAVTASTSSSASSAARIPGRPVSPSRGSAMEKYHRNDIVRHISRQRSIDNHSSDGQVKVTRSSRHSPPEDPRLKNRPPEPPEPTTSAVVPLKKKKKEKELRTRIKIEGEKRKKHSSSESDDSGGSDSDETPLPTFTATTRLTLSERFGKMAQWSIDRSNMENMRITKDSAGGALKVMIEEGLESPPRRYSYSPAPVGHFPEELATTAPSGMLSWDDVRVRYEYYKSRGYLRDLDLKDYIKWEEWWYKYQEWLKHERYYEYWERQQLARRRRKKLPITQRLN